The following is a genomic window from Onthophagus taurus isolate NC chromosome 1, IU_Otau_3.0, whole genome shotgun sequence.
TGCTCTTTTCCATGTTGCCAGATCACGAAAGTGTCATCGACGTAACGGAGCCATAGCTTCGGTTTCCAAGGACTCTTCTTTAGCGCCTCCTCTTCAAACATCTCCATGTAAAAATTGGCTATCACAGGAGACAGAGGTGATCCCATGGCTGCTCCTTCGCATTGCTCGTAGAATTCCCCCTTCTAGCTGAAATATGTCGACGATAAGAAGTATTACTTTGAACCTATAACTGTCTTCGAATTAATTGAAGTTGTGAACAAAATGAAGAATAATAATACAGCTGATAAATATGGCTTGAAAACCAATATTCATTCAACAGTGTGTGGAACCACTAACGTTTCTCCTCAATCAATGTGCGTCTGAAGGTGTTTTTCcagaagaaatgaaaatagCGAAGGTTCTACCAGTCCACAAGAAAGGTGATGTTAACGACTGTGAAAATTATAGGCCGATTTCGATTCTGCCAGTTCTCTCAAAGGTCtttgaaaagttaattttaaacagaTTAGTAAGATATTTAAACcgcaatgattttttaaataataaccaaCATGGTTATCGTGAAAATAGATCCACAATTTCTGGGATTATGAAGGTAATGGAATTTGTATTGAATGGTTTGGATGAGCAGCAGCTGGTGCAAATCAATCTATTGGACCTAAGCAAAGCGTTTGACACGGTGTGTCATGAAGTACTGTTGGGTAAACTAAGTTTCTACGGAATTAGAGGTCAACAATTAAATCTGATTAGATCCTATCTGCATGGAAGACAACAATATGTCTTCTGGGCAAATCAATCGTCTGAAATgaaggaaataaaatatggagTACCTCAAGGGTCAATACTCGGCCCTCTgctgtttttgatatacatcAACGACTTACCGGTGCATGTCAAGGAAGATGTTTGTATTTATGCAGACGATACTTCAATCTTGATCAAAGATAGAGATCATCAGGCGTTGCGGGAGCGGTCCACGGCTGCAACCAAAAGAGCTAAAGAATGGTTCTCGAACAATAAGCTAAAACTGAATGAAAACAAAACTGAGAAACTTGTCATTGATTTTAAGAAACCCAACAACTCTGAAGCTGTTAAGTTTCTAGGTTTAATATTGGATGTTAAGCTGACGTGGTGTCCTCACATTGATGCCATatgtaaaaaattgtcaaCGGCTGTTTATGTTATCCGACGTCTTAAAAAAGTTGCCTCTCATGAAGTTGCAAAAATTGCCTACTACGCGAATTTCTATACGATTGCGACGTATGGCATTGTTGTTTGGGGCCACTCGTCCAACATTGGAAGAGTCTTCGGATTGCAGAAAAAGGCAGTTCGTGCACTGTGTGATCTGGAATCGACCGAAAGTTGCAAAGAATCGttcaaaagagaaaaattactttcctTATTTGGGGCATACATATTAGCAACTCTAGTATACGTACATGAAAATAAGATCAAATTTACTGAAAATGGATATATCCACTCACACAACACCAGAggaaaagaaatgttaagaCCGCCACTACACAGAATCGAAACTACTAAAAAATATGCTGACTATTGGGGAGTCAAATTCTACAACAAGTTACCCGAAGACGTCAGAAGTAAGaaaattttgagttttaaaaaatgtgtgaaGGACTATTTAGTTGCCAAGTGTTACTATTCGTGGTCTGAATACCTTCTTGATTagtcttttaaataatctttataataaataatctttctttttttgtatgacGATTTCTATGTAATTAGTGATATTAcatgaataaattattattattattattattccacTAGTCCTGGGACATACTTGGGCAAACCCTCCGGGATGAGTTTCTTCTCCACCCGGATTTGACAAAACAACTTAGTTGACAATTAAAcactaattagttattaattagcttttcatgtatttattgtcaaattttaaaacgaattcgtcacttcgaacttgtttccgaaacgtcaaacattttttcaaaaaacgcacggcttaacccgaaagatttttgttctaggtctagtgttagttcttgtgatagtgctagtgttagttctagtttaaagataattattagctcacatgcatcaagtgacgtaaacaagtgagtttttgtcaaaaactcattgagaaggcttgtttttcatggcacactaggctaaatatccatatatgtgtgcatttttcaaaaaaccctaattatctcctaaactattaatgttaggtatgggacatatcggatataaaagatgtagaatgagacgccgaagacgacaaagtaataaaatatggggggtgccatttaaaaaaatgaagttatggtacttccaaattttgaaaagttaacgtgccatagtaaagtgaccaaacgttctagatagccgttctcggcaccaaaacatatcatgttgtttaagcatattctgaatcctaaattgatatcccaaaaatcgagtgttctctgattttttgaacaaatgtctgctggagcagatttttctagaaaaattcgaataactcgagaacggccgaatcaaattgcaaaaagtaaagttatttataaaccctgaaaacagacaaatccaaatatgtaaaaatatacaggctgttccatttaaaaaaataaagtaggtggcgacttccggtataaccggaagtgcaagaaatctgaaaatattttagtcgaagagatcgtaattgataatgcttaagtctgaattctcaaatttttattttcgccagaaccccagaaacgtctaatgactggtctcgctgagacaccctgtataattcgCTCTAAAAAGACtataactttgaaaaactgaCTGAGATATTAGGAGTAAAAAAAGGagtataattaaaatagagatataaaaaaaagaaaatttttttttaagacatGTTTAATGAACAGGCgcaaatacaataaattttatgtaataaaatacaagagaacagtcaatatcaataaaaaaaaacatttaaataaataaatataccaaaaataattgagtaattattaaaattagctTGGAAAAATAAATAGGAACATCACCAGAATTGGTCAATTTCTTTTCAGTTATATTTATGGTTGGAATTGTGGGGGGAATGTAgctagttttaaaaatttgtgaagtcgtcatcgaaaatattttcgattcgCAAGAACACTCTATATGATCTTCGACGTTTAGTGCCAAATTCGTCGGTTTTGGATTCAAAATTGTTACGTGAACCTCTAAATATTTACTCTTCGTGACAACACAAGGTTGTTGGAAACCTACCAAACCAACGAACTTTGGACATTCGTTTACAATTATGACTATTGGATCTacctaaatattaattaattattattattaacgtataatgagaaaataaaaaaaaatacctttCGAATTCTTGTAGAATCTGGTAAAAGTTCTCTTGTAATCAACATCACTTCTCGTGGTTTTGGGTGTAACATGTATTTTTGTAACCGTTGTATCACCTGGAAAAATTGCAtcacctaaaaataattaatagattaattaagttatctaatagataataataattacttacTTGAGGTGTTGGAGATGGAGTTGATGATTCACCCATATTATTTGGAATGTGGCACAAAATGCACGTAAAAAGAATGATTACGATTTTCATGATTTAACTGATAAGAACTGTGTAAAAGAGAACCTATTGCTACCGGCACTTGAATGGGAATGAAAACTGAACAATAACCTTTCTTAAAACGCCCGTAAGGGGACGGCGGGTCGTTTCAAAAGGAGGTGGGGGGCGCTTTGCACCGCGATTTCATCCTTTTCCCACAAATGTATCGTGGCAATTTAATAACGAACATTTCCGATTTATGCAGTACCCACTAAAATTGGTATTACGTCATCTCGTCTCAATTTAGATACCAAGAATTAtaattatgtgttttaatacatttaaagTGAGACAACATTTGCACAATAATCGACGATCAATTTAGTGTTCCTGCTGTACATCCATAAAACTTTGTAAGAACGTCTGGTTCATTTATTCAATGAAACGCGTTCGAAATTCTTAGAATTGGTGACGTTGCGCTCTAAACCAAAGTCCAACCGGCTAAATTTCTTAGAACTCGTTCGATGCCACCAACAAACttttattcttcttttattctgaTTTTACATATCGTTGtcttacattacattacatagattacatatcgggtaggcggaccaacccaCCTTGCATCGCCACCTTAATGATCTATTGAACCCCGATAAAtaacgttatcaaatttcaccgtgctcttaacgaacactAATACCTTGCTCGAAAAGGTGAAAAGTCACTCAGATCCTTTGGGGAGATAAattgcgacccaaaaatcgagaatctgatacgattaacggcagggcaatggcataaaacatgctcaatcGTCTCCTCGTATTCCGCACATAGttggcattcaacatcgtcggctagccccaacaagttgaggtgtgtaAATCGGCCcagtaaagacacccattagaactttaatgcTGGTAtgagcaagtcctaaaatagtccctggtttgacagtggcgatgttaataaacaccttaacatatctcattccaggagaactggtccacagtattCGAAGTCTCTTTTTAACCCATAGTCCAAACCATAAGTTTGGCCAtagcaaatgatacaccaactgctggttctgGCCCAAACAAACGCTTTAACGCTGCCTtctcgtgctagctcatcAGCCGCTTCATTgtcagcaaccccagagtgacctaGGACCCAGATCACAGAAATTCTGGTTAAAAAACCAGAGAGGCGATTTTGTTCAATCTCGTTggcaacaataaaataaaactattccAGGATAGTATcaatcgaaataaaaaaggCTATTAAATCCTTAAACTAAATACAAAGAAATTCagtaaaatattgtaaaaataacaaaaagtaACTTACAATTGCAAGTAAATTGCGCGAAAGATCAAGAACAAACAAGACACAgtatacattttaaatacGTATGATACAATGGCAAAGTTTGGCAAACaccatttatataaaaagtgaAAACAAGTTCTCCTTTTTCAAAAACACGAACATCACGTGAAGAACTTTTTTAACCTTCTCAATACAACTCTTTTATTTGGTAGGatcaaaaaactaaatcaGTACCAATCATACAGaaaattttctgttctttCTATTGGTGCATAACAAAAATCGAATACTAGTTTCtaaaaccattttttcatACGGACAAAACTTCGGAACCATATAGAATCTATAGGAAATTTTTCCCTCtatacagtggtatataactttagtagatGGCATAGGTACACATGCATTTTCCccccaaaaactgcaaaaaccGCGCATAATTGCCGAATATAAACGTTTATGGTGTcacaactttcttatatgattcGGACAAAACACTGGGATCGTATGGAAtatataggaaattttccgctctatacagtggtatataactttagtacATCGCATCTTTGCAGAAGTATTTTCCCCCCCAAAAGCTGGCAAAACCGCGTATAATTACCGTATATAAATGTATATcgcgtcataactttcttatatgataggGACAAAACTCCGTAACCATATAgaatttatagaaaatgttCTGCTCTATACAGTGGTGTATAAATTAACTAGATCGCATGATTACACAAGTAGTTTCCCCACAAATACCGCAAAAACTGCATATTGTTGCCAAATATAAATGTTTAcggcgtcataacttttttatatgatacGGACAAAACTCCGTGCACATATAGAGcttgtaggaaattttccgctctatgcAATGGTATATAACTTAAGTAGATAGCATGGTTGCACAAGCATCTTTCCTCCAACAAAACCGCGTATAAGTGCCGTATATAAATGTTTATGGTGTcacaactttcttatatgattcGGACAAAACACTGGGATCATATGGAAtatataggaaattttccgctctatacagtggtatataactCTAGTAGATCGCATGGTTGCAGAAGTATTTTCCccccaaaaactgcaaaaaccGCGCATAATTGCCATATATAAACGTTTATGATGTcacaactttcttatatgattcGGACAAAACACTGGGATCATATGGaatatatagaaaattttccgctctatacaGTGGTATATATCTTTAGTAGATCGCATGGTTGCAGAAGTATTTTCCccccaaaaactgcaaaaaccGCGCATAATTGCCGTATATAAACGTTTATGGTGTcacaactttcttatatgattcGGACAAAACACTGGGATCATATGGAAtatataggaaattttccgctctatacagtggtatataactCTAGTAGATCGCATGGTTGCAGAAGTATTTTCCccccaaaaactgcaaaaaccGCGCATAATTGCCGTATATAAACGTTTATGGTGTcacaactttcttatatgattcGGACAAAACACTGGGATCATATGGAAtatataggaaattttccgctctatacaGTGGTATATATCTTTAGTAGATCGCATGGTTGCAGAAGTATTTTCATCccaaaaacttcaaaaaccGCGTATAATTGCCGTATATAAATGTTTATcgcgtcataactttcttatgtGATAGGGACAAAACTCCATAACCATATAGATTTTATAGGAAATGTTCTGCTCTATACAGTGGTGTGTAAATTAACTAGATCGCATGATTACATAAGTAGTTTCCCCACAAATACCGCAAAAACTGCATATCATTGCCGAATATAAATGTTTACGACgtcataagttttttatatgataCGGACAAAACTTCGTGCACTTCTAGAgcttataggaaattttctgctctataCAATAGTAAATAAATGGCATGTTTGCACAAGCATCTTTCCtccaaaaactgaaaaaattgCGTATAATTGCCGTATATAAATGTTTATGGTGTcacaactttcttatatgatactgACAAAACATTGGGATCATATGGAATATATAGGAAATTTTTCACTCtatacagtggtatataactttagtagatCGCATGATTGCAGAAGTATTTTCCccccaaaaactgcaaaaaccGCGTATAATTGTTATATATAAATGTTTATCGCGTcttaactttcttatatgatagaGATAAAACTCCGTAGCCATATAGAATTTATAGGAATTTGTTCTGCTCTATACAGTGGTGTATAAATTAACTAGATCGCATGATTACACAAGTAGTTTCCCCACAAATACCGCAAAAACTGCATATTATTGCCGAATATAAATGTTTACGACGTCATAACCTTTTTATATGATACGGACAAAACTTCGTGCACTTCTAGAGCTTATAGGAAATTTACTGCTCTATACAATGGTAAATAAATGGCATGTTTGCACAAGCATCTTTCCtccaaaaactgaaaaaattgCGTATAATTGCCGTATATAAATGTTTATGGTGTCACacctttcttatatgattCGGACAAAACACTGGAATCATATGGAAtatataggaaattttccgctctatatagtggtatataactttagtagatCGCATGGTTGCAGAAGTATTTTCCCCctaaaaactgcaaaaacCGCGTATAAATGCCGTATATAAATGTTTATcgcgtcataactttcttatatgattcGGATAAAACACTGGGATCATATGGAAtatataggaaattttccgctctatacagtggtatataactttagtagatCGCATGTTTGCAGAAGTATTTCCCCCCAAAAAACTGCAGAAACCGCTTATAATTGCCGGATATAAATGTTTAAGGTGTcacaactttcttatatgattcGGATAAAACACTGGGATCATATGGAAtatataggaaattttccgctctatacaGTGATATATAACTTTAGTATATCGCATGGTTGCAGAAGTATTTTCCccccaaaaactgcaaaaaccGCGTATAAATGCCGTATATAAATGTTTATcgcgtcataactttcttatatgataggGACAAAACTCCGTGGccatataaaatttataggaatttGTTCTGCTCTATACAGCGGTGTATAAATTAACTAGATCGCATGATTACACAAGTAGTTTCCCCACAAATACCGCAAAAACTGCATATTGTTGCCAAATATAAATGTTTAcggcgtcataacttttttatatgatacGGACAAAACTTCATG
Proteins encoded in this region:
- the LOC111414750 gene encoding uncharacterized protein, which encodes MKIVIILFTCILCHIPNNMGESSTPSPTPQVMQFFQVIQRLQKYMLHPKPREVMLITRELLPDSTRIRKVDPIVIIVNECPKFVGLVGFQQPCVVTKSKYLEVHVTILNPKPTNLALNVEDHIECSCESKIFSMTTSQIFKTSYIPPTIPTINITEKKLTNSGDVPIYFSKLILIITQLFLVYLFI